In Bacteroidia bacterium, one genomic interval encodes:
- a CDS encoding glycoside hydrolase family 31 protein, producing the protein MDFQATNKKNYPSEIVQIKRTGNVFLIEATNCSLEVQVYSSRIIRFRYGIDYLSTDFSYAKAPDFNFTETTIEQIEDDRQFVIKTSEIICRIARDTLSISLFTIDGRLINCDDGGFHWEPNPGFGGHYVYCTKQIQEHENFFGLGDKATSQNLRGKRFLNWGTDTYGFAKEQDPLYRNIPFYFGLHHNISYGIFFDNSFQTFFDFGKESNTHASFWAEGGQMSYYFIYAPTLLQVAEEYCKITGLPELPPKWTLGYHQSKWSYYPESVVKELAGHFRSKAIPCDVIHLDIDYMKGFRCFTWDEERFPDPKKMIAELREQGFKIIVIIDPGIKKDKDYWVFQQALEKNYFCRRQDGDYMEGKVWPGDCYFPDFTHPEVRKWWSGLYKELMEQGVSGVWNDMNEPAVFEIATFPDDVRHNYDGLNVSHRMGHNVYGMQMARATYEGLKQFVPEKRPFVLTRSGFSGVQRYAAVWTGDNVASWEHIWVANMQCQRLSVSGISFCGTDIGGFIGEPDGELFVRYIQMAIFHPFFRGHSSSDQGDKEPWAFGAAYEALIRKSIELRYQLIPYIYTTFWQYVNKGTPMIRPLAFLAQDDVETHMRMDEFGFGDQLLICPINKSASSGRSVYLPKGNWYYYWNDKYYRGGHEYDIEAPLDRFPLFVKEGAVIPHQPVVQHLNENTPQPITLHIYYSVNRNVSYFYEDDGDNYSYKEGNLSVKKFTVFGNRRQMRIICEKTGAYQSANAECRLVLHGLPFRPHQLMIDDKEISLSRRLRDKTLTINVAANFSRIKVS; encoded by the coding sequence ATGGATTTTCAAGCAACAAATAAGAAGAACTATCCATCTGAAATTGTTCAGATAAAACGGACAGGTAATGTGTTTTTAATAGAAGCTACTAATTGTAGTTTAGAAGTGCAGGTTTATTCGTCAAGAATAATTCGTTTTCGTTATGGAATAGATTATTTATCAACTGATTTTTCCTATGCCAAAGCACCCGATTTTAATTTCACAGAAACAACAATTGAACAGATAGAAGATGATAGACAGTTTGTGATAAAAACTTCTGAAATTATTTGCCGGATTGCACGCGACACATTGAGTATTTCGCTCTTTACGATTGATGGAAGGTTGATAAATTGTGATGATGGAGGATTTCATTGGGAGCCTAACCCCGGTTTTGGAGGTCATTATGTTTATTGTACAAAACAAATTCAGGAGCATGAAAACTTTTTTGGACTTGGTGACAAAGCAACTTCACAGAATTTGCGAGGTAAAAGATTTTTAAACTGGGGTACCGATACTTATGGATTCGCTAAAGAGCAAGATCCATTGTACAGAAATATCCCTTTTTATTTTGGCTTGCATCACAACATTTCATACGGTATATTTTTCGATAACAGTTTTCAGACGTTTTTTGATTTCGGTAAAGAAAGTAACACTCATGCAAGTTTCTGGGCAGAAGGCGGACAAATGTCTTATTACTTCATTTATGCACCAACGTTGTTGCAGGTAGCCGAAGAGTATTGCAAAATAACAGGACTCCCTGAATTGCCGCCAAAGTGGACATTAGGTTATCATCAAAGTAAATGGAGCTATTATCCCGAATCAGTTGTTAAGGAACTGGCAGGGCATTTTCGCAGTAAGGCAATTCCATGTGATGTCATTCATCTTGACATTGACTACATGAAAGGCTTTAGATGTTTTACCTGGGATGAAGAACGTTTTCCGGATCCTAAAAAGATGATTGCAGAATTGCGTGAACAAGGTTTTAAAATTATTGTAATCATTGATCCGGGAATAAAAAAAGATAAAGACTATTGGGTTTTTCAGCAAGCATTGGAAAAAAATTATTTCTGCAGACGGCAAGATGGCGACTATATGGAAGGAAAAGTGTGGCCTGGAGATTGTTATTTTCCTGACTTCACACATCCTGAAGTGCGGAAATGGTGGAGTGGCTTGTATAAAGAATTAATGGAACAAGGTGTGAGTGGTGTGTGGAATGATATGAATGAACCTGCAGTTTTTGAGATTGCAACATTTCCAGATGATGTAAGACATAATTATGATGGATTGAATGTTAGCCACCGCATGGGACACAATGTTTATGGTATGCAAATGGCCAGAGCAACGTATGAAGGGCTTAAACAATTTGTTCCGGAAAAAAGACCTTTTGTTTTAACTCGATCCGGATTTTCCGGTGTGCAGCGTTATGCAGCAGTTTGGACAGGTGATAATGTTGCCTCATGGGAGCATATTTGGGTAGCCAACATGCAATGTCAGCGGTTGAGTGTATCGGGCATTTCGTTTTGCGGAACAGACATTGGTGGGTTTATTGGCGAACCTGATGGAGAACTGTTTGTTCGTTATATACAGATGGCAATTTTCCATCCATTCTTCAGAGGCCATTCCAGCAGCGACCAGGGCGACAAAGAACCGTGGGCTTTTGGTGCAGCCTATGAGGCACTCATCAGAAAATCTATTGAGTTAAGATACCAACTTATACCATACATATACACCACTTTCTGGCAGTATGTAAACAAGGGAACACCCATGATACGACCCTTGGCATTCCTTGCACAAGATGATGTTGAAACTCACATGCGCATGGACGAGTTTGGTTTCGGAGATCAATTGCTGATTTGCCCTATCAACAAAAGTGCTTCCAGCGGACGCTCTGTTTATTTGCCTAAAGGAAACTGGTATTACTACTGGAACGATAAATACTATCGTGGCGGACATGAATATGATATTGAAGCACCATTAGACCGCTTTCCGCTCTTTGTTAAAGAGGGTGCAGTAATACCACATCAGCCAGTAGTACAACACCTGAATGAAAACACACCTCAACCAATCACTTTGCACATTTATTATTCAGTAAATAGAAATGTAAGCTATTTTTATGAGGATGATGGTGACAATTATTCCTACAAAGAAGGTAATCTTTCTGTGAAGAAGTTTACGGTTTTTGGCAATCGAAGACAGATGAGAATCATTTGCGAAAAAACAGGTGCATATCAATCAGCCAATGCTGAATGTCGTTTGGTGCTTCATGGACTTCCTTTTCGCCCACATCAGTTGATGATTGATGATAAAGAAATTTCTTTATCCAGACGGTTGCGCGACAAAACACTAACCATCAATGTAGCAGCCAACTTCAGCAGAATAAAAGTTAGTTGA
- a CDS encoding CoA-binding protein, giving the protein MKKKTLVLGASANPARYSNKAIYKLRYFGHPVVAVGSKPAQVEDVTIITDLSDFKGIDTVTMYLNADRQKPLEEYILSLHPKRIIFNPGAENESLKNKAEKQGIECEEACTLVMLTIGDY; this is encoded by the coding sequence ATGAAGAAGAAAACCTTGGTTCTTGGCGCCTCAGCAAATCCGGCACGTTACTCTAACAAAGCCATTTATAAGTTACGTTATTTTGGTCATCCTGTGGTAGCAGTGGGTAGTAAACCTGCACAAGTGGAAGATGTGACTATTATTACAGACCTCTCCGACTTTAAAGGAATTGATACTGTCACAATGTATCTTAATGCCGACCGACAAAAACCGTTAGAGGAGTATATTTTATCACTACATCCTAAAAGAATTATTTTTAACCCGGGAGCTGAAAACGAATCATTAAAAAACAAAGCAGAAAAACAAGGTATTGAATGTGAAGAAGCGTGCACCTTAGTGATGCTCACCATAGGCGATTACTGA
- a CDS encoding inositol monophosphatase family protein, producing the protein MNIEQITKRACEATAKAAAFIQKESLTFDKSKTEQKGLHDLVSYVDKTAERILVEAFQKILPSAGFITEESTISKSENELQWIIDPLDGTTNFIHGLPCYCVSIALRQGDTLVMGIVHEINFNETFYCWKNGGAWLNGKRIHVSKTDKLQNALLATGFPYTNYSRMEEYMKVFDYCMRNTRGLRRLGSAAADLAYTACGRLDGFFEYGLNSWDVAGGALLVKEAGGKVADFSGGNNFIFGEEIVACNSGTFEEFMEVINRSFKQ; encoded by the coding sequence ATGAATATTGAACAGATAACAAAAAGGGCTTGCGAAGCCACTGCAAAGGCAGCAGCATTTATACAAAAGGAGAGTTTGACATTTGATAAATCAAAGACAGAGCAAAAAGGCCTGCACGATTTGGTGAGTTATGTAGATAAAACGGCAGAGAGAATTCTGGTAGAAGCATTTCAGAAAATATTACCCTCAGCAGGGTTCATCACAGAGGAGTCAACCATTTCTAAAAGCGAGAATGAACTACAATGGATTATAGACCCTCTTGACGGCACAACTAACTTTATACATGGTCTGCCTTGCTACTGTGTGAGCATTGCTTTAAGGCAAGGCGATACGTTAGTGATGGGCATTGTGCATGAAATTAATTTTAATGAAACATTTTATTGCTGGAAAAACGGTGGGGCATGGCTTAATGGCAAACGTATTCATGTTTCCAAAACGGATAAACTACAAAATGCGCTTCTGGCAACAGGGTTTCCATACACCAATTATTCCAGAATGGAAGAGTATATGAAAGTCTTTGACTACTGCATGAGAAATACCAGAGGTTTGCGAAGGTTAGGCTCTGCTGCTGCCGATTTAGCTTATACAGCCTGTGGAAGATTGGATGGCTTTTTTGAATATGGTTTAAATTCCTGGGATGTGGCAGGTGGTGCTTTATTGGTAAAAGAAGCAGGCGGCAAGGTAGCCGATTTTTCAGGAGGCAATAATTTTATTTTTGGCGAAGAGATTGTTGCCTGCAACAGCGGTACCTTTGAAGAATTTATGGAAGTCATTAACCGCTCATTTAAGCAGTAG
- the rmuC gene encoding DNA recombination protein RmuC, with translation MTVYIILTAVITAVVVYFIVQQKLNAEIRSIKQLLSEKEIAVGSMEVSLHEARSRILDAENLFSQERDSMLKLTAEHASLNTKNTDLQEKLNAQKTEIEQLQQRFKTEFENLANKILEEKSVKFTEQNRINLDLVLNPLKEKIKDFEDKVEKTYKTESSERISLKEQIKNLLDLNKQLSSEANNLATALKGDNKMQGNWGEMVLEKILESSGLIKDQEYRTQVVTTNIEGDRIKPDVMVFLPEQKHLIIDSKVSLVAYSQMISSADETERSKATALHIQSVKNHIKLLSEKGYQTAAGYNTPDFVLLFMPIEPAFSVVMQADPEIYQFAWDKKIVIVSPTTLLATLRTVASIWKQERQVKNALLIAEEGGKMYDKLVLFIADMISIGKKMDGAKEDYVEAMKKLTDGSGNLIGKAQKMKELGAKAQKSLPQSLIERAGE, from the coding sequence ATGACAGTTTATATAATACTTACTGCTGTTATCACTGCAGTTGTAGTTTACTTTATTGTTCAGCAAAAGCTGAATGCAGAAATCAGAAGTATCAAACAATTGCTTTCTGAAAAAGAAATTGCTGTGGGCAGTATGGAGGTTTCGTTACATGAAGCAAGATCAAGAATTCTTGACGCAGAAAATTTGTTTTCGCAAGAGCGTGATTCAATGCTGAAATTAACTGCAGAACATGCTTCATTGAATACAAAAAACACTGATTTGCAGGAAAAACTAAATGCGCAAAAAACAGAGATAGAGCAACTGCAACAACGGTTTAAAACTGAGTTTGAGAATCTGGCAAATAAAATCCTTGAAGAGAAAAGTGTAAAGTTTACAGAGCAGAACAGAATAAATCTTGACTTAGTATTAAATCCCTTGAAAGAAAAGATTAAAGATTTTGAAGACAAGGTTGAAAAGACCTATAAAACAGAATCATCAGAACGTATCTCTTTAAAAGAACAGATTAAAAATTTGCTTGATTTGAATAAACAACTTAGCAGTGAAGCAAACAATCTCGCTACTGCATTAAAAGGTGACAATAAAATGCAGGGTAACTGGGGTGAAATGGTGTTGGAAAAAATTCTTGAGTCGTCAGGACTTATTAAAGATCAGGAATACAGAACGCAGGTTGTTACCACAAACATTGAAGGAGACAGAATTAAACCTGATGTGATGGTTTTCCTTCCGGAGCAAAAACATTTAATCATTGACTCCAAAGTGTCGCTTGTGGCTTATAGTCAAATGATTTCTTCTGCGGATGAAACGGAACGAAGCAAAGCAACAGCATTACATATTCAGTCTGTAAAAAATCATATAAAACTTTTAAGTGAAAAGGGTTATCAGACAGCAGCCGGATACAATACTCCTGATTTTGTTTTGTTGTTTATGCCAATTGAACCTGCTTTTAGTGTTGTTATGCAAGCTGATCCTGAAATTTATCAATTTGCATGGGATAAAAAGATTGTGATTGTAAGTCCCACCACATTGTTGGCAACCTTACGAACGGTTGCCAGTATCTGGAAGCAAGAACGTCAGGTGAAGAACGCATTACTCATTGCCGAAGAAGGCGGTAAGATGTATGACAAACTAGTGCTGTTTATTGCCGATATGATATCCATTGGAAAGAAAATGGATGGTGCTAAAGAAGATTATGTTGAAGCTATGAAAAAACTGACAGATGGGTCGGGAAATCTTATAGGCAAAGCACAAAAAATGAAAGAACTTGGAGCTAAGGCACAAAAAAGTTTGCCTCAGTCATTAATTGAAAGAGCAGGTGAATAA
- the rlmB gene encoding 23S rRNA (guanosine(2251)-2'-O)-methyltransferase RlmB, translating into MSNEQLIYGTRAVMEAVNAGKDIEKIFIQKGINNSLVNELRQLLAKNNIPFQVVPDFKLNKLTKGNHQGVVCILSTITYYKTEDIIPLVFERGEVPLFLMIDRVTDVRNVGAMARTAACAGVHAIIIPDQGSAQLNADAIKTSAGALHNIPVCREKNLKLTIEYLKGSGIKIVAATEKASQPYFASDLKVPCCIIMGSEDSGISTEYLKRADEKVIIPMNNVVQSLNVSVAAGIILFEAFRQRNN; encoded by the coding sequence ATGAGTAATGAACAATTAATTTATGGCACACGTGCTGTTATGGAAGCCGTGAATGCAGGAAAGGATATTGAGAAAATATTTATTCAAAAAGGCATCAACAATAGTTTAGTGAATGAGCTAAGGCAACTGCTTGCTAAGAATAACATCCCTTTTCAGGTGGTGCCCGATTTTAAACTAAACAAACTTACCAAAGGAAATCATCAGGGTGTTGTTTGTATTTTATCCACCATCACCTATTACAAAACAGAAGACATTATTCCCTTGGTGTTTGAAAGAGGGGAGGTGCCATTGTTTCTGATGATTGACCGTGTTACAGATGTCCGCAACGTAGGTGCTATGGCTCGCACTGCTGCCTGTGCAGGAGTACATGCTATCATAATTCCCGATCAAGGTTCAGCGCAACTGAATGCCGATGCCATTAAAACTTCGGCAGGCGCATTACACAACATTCCTGTTTGCCGTGAGAAAAATCTTAAACTCACGATTGAATATTTGAAAGGTTCCGGAATCAAAATTGTAGCAGCAACAGAAAAAGCCAGTCAGCCTTATTTTGCATCAGACCTGAAAGTGCCTTGTTGTATCATCATGGGAAGTGAGGATAGTGGCATTTCAACCGAATATCTGAAGCGTGCAGACGAGAAGGTGATTATACCTATGAACAATGTAGTTCAATCGTTAAATGTTTCTGTTGCCGCAGGCATCATACTTTTTGAAGCATTCAGGCAGCGAAACAACTAA
- a CDS encoding GWxTD domain-containing protein, which yields MNKLIIVLLFFLASCSGVHRISNSDLSWLYRDSRKEKPEFLLYNHANDSSTIFLKMPVSFVPYQKNKSGEQSADMFLKITVFPSYENKKILDTSSFHFTAPFTDDSTAFILKRFYVRRPADKSLLMLNLYDVQGELLNQSFLNEDSSTQGSNAFLFYEEGKDYPLFSTVLGTTKNISITCNDTNQLLWVRCFFREYPIAHPPFSNKQPVVFSYNSDSTFHLHRDTSGFYQFRSTGKGIYHLQYDTIQKSGAVLYNFGDDYPLVTDANQMVAALRYMTTAGEYEKIQQAADKKEAIDQFWIDVSGSKERARFLIKIFYTRMQNANRFFTSYLQGWKTDKGMIYLIFGSPKTVYKTSESEFWDYGYFKGYGNLNFTFKKIENPFTGNDYILVRSAAYEPVWYIAVDHWRQGRIIQTNE from the coding sequence GTGAATAAATTAATCATTGTGTTACTGTTTTTTTTAGCGTCTTGCAGTGGAGTGCACCGCATCAGTAATAGTGATTTATCATGGTTGTATCGGGATAGCCGCAAAGAAAAACCTGAATTTTTACTTTATAACCATGCTAATGACAGCAGTACTATCTTTTTAAAAATGCCCGTTTCATTTGTACCATATCAAAAAAACAAGAGTGGAGAGCAAAGTGCAGACATGTTCCTGAAAATAACTGTGTTCCCATCATACGAGAATAAAAAAATATTGGATACATCATCGTTTCATTTCACTGCTCCCTTTACAGATGATTCAACAGCATTTATATTAAAACGATTTTATGTAAGAAGGCCTGCAGATAAATCCTTACTCATGTTAAATCTTTACGATGTTCAAGGTGAGCTACTCAATCAAAGCTTTCTAAATGAGGATAGCAGTACGCAGGGAAGCAATGCATTTCTTTTTTATGAAGAAGGAAAAGATTATCCACTATTTTCAACCGTATTAGGTACAACAAAAAATATCAGCATTACATGCAATGATACAAATCAACTGTTGTGGGTGCGTTGCTTTTTCAGAGAATATCCCATTGCACACCCACCCTTCAGTAATAAGCAGCCTGTTGTATTCTCATATAATTCCGATAGCACATTTCACCTTCACCGCGATACATCCGGATTTTATCAATTTAGGAGTACCGGAAAAGGAATCTATCATTTGCAGTATGATACCATACAAAAATCAGGTGCTGTGTTGTATAATTTTGGAGATGATTATCCTCTTGTCACCGATGCCAATCAGATGGTAGCAGCATTGCGCTATATGACTACGGCAGGAGAATATGAAAAGATACAACAGGCAGCGGATAAAAAAGAAGCTATTGATCAGTTCTGGATAGATGTTTCAGGAAGCAAGGAGAGAGCAAGGTTTCTGATAAAAATATTTTATACCAGAATGCAAAATGCCAATCGTTTTTTCACCTCTTATCTTCAAGGATGGAAAACCGATAAGGGAATGATATATCTTATTTTTGGTTCACCAAAAACTGTTTATAAAACAAGCGAATCGGAATTTTGGGATTATGGATATTTCAAAGGTTATGGCAACCTGAATTTTACTTTCAAAAAAATAGAAAACCCTTTTACGGGTAATGATTACATTCTTGTCCGATCAGCTGCTTATGAGCCTGTTTGGTATATTGCCGTTGACCATTGGCGACAAGGTAGAATAATACAAACTAATGAGTAA
- a CDS encoding HAMP domain-containing sensor histidine kinase, translated as MKLQLKLAIYNALSKALVLLAFGALMPFIVEKVVYNHIDQRLKARTSKVLRIIEKGGLNDIARESDCTFESYNILKEEFILIEPLSGMKDVKPTVITNEEWEIDGEKLNHRIIRQSFIYDNQIYSLQIGEGIDSLNKLKNTISKLALWATILTIIVSIFVDFGYARLLLRPLNEIVERKLKGTKDPVHFNDVPVTTTTLEFQQLDISLTELMQRIKAAFLTEKEFISNVSHELQTPISILKTRFENMLMDEKIDDEVADKLDDSIRKLNRMSKIIKSLLMISKIDNEQFLKNETVNIKALIQEIVEDFQEHLSTKNIRLYIQHLDDFEFPNANRTLLFTLFSNIITNAIKYNVENGQIDISATKQGSVFVVEIRDTGVGIVKENLTHIFDRFKKFNKSTEPSFGLGLAIVKTISDFHRLTLSVSSEANKGTTFRVEFPVSSFT; from the coding sequence ATGAAGCTCCAGTTAAAACTTGCTATATATAATGCCCTGAGTAAAGCTCTTGTGTTGCTGGCGTTCGGGGCATTAATGCCTTTTATTGTAGAAAAGGTTGTTTATAATCACATTGATCAAAGATTAAAAGCGCGCACATCAAAGGTATTGCGTATTATAGAAAAAGGCGGACTCAATGACATTGCACGAGAGTCTGACTGTACATTTGAAAGTTACAATATCCTTAAAGAAGAATTCATCCTGATAGAACCACTTTCGGGAATGAAGGATGTAAAGCCAACAGTAATTACCAACGAAGAGTGGGAAATTGATGGAGAGAAATTGAATCACCGCATCATCCGTCAGTCATTTATTTACGATAACCAGATTTACAGTTTACAGATAGGTGAGGGTATAGACTCTCTCAATAAACTTAAAAACACAATTAGCAAACTTGCTCTTTGGGCTACCATTCTCACCATTATCGTTTCAATATTTGTTGATTTTGGCTATGCACGTCTGTTGTTACGTCCGTTAAACGAAATTGTAGAACGAAAACTTAAAGGCACAAAGGATCCTGTGCATTTTAATGATGTACCTGTTACAACAACTACTCTTGAATTTCAGCAGCTTGATATTAGTTTAACTGAGTTGATGCAACGCATCAAAGCTGCATTTCTAACTGAAAAAGAATTTATTTCTAATGTTTCGCATGAATTGCAGACGCCAATTTCAATTCTGAAAACGAGATTTGAAAATATGCTCATGGATGAAAAGATTGATGATGAAGTAGCTGATAAGCTTGATGATTCAATCAGAAAGTTGAACAGGATGAGTAAAATCATCAAATCATTGCTAATGATTTCAAAAATTGATAATGAGCAATTTTTGAAAAATGAAACGGTGAATATAAAAGCTTTGATTCAGGAGATTGTTGAAGATTTTCAGGAGCATTTAAGTACTAAAAATATCAGGCTTTATATACAGCATCTGGATGATTTTGAGTTTCCAAATGCAAACAGGACTTTACTTTTCACACTTTTCAGCAACATTATCACTAATGCCATAAAATATAATGTGGAGAACGGGCAAATTGATATTAGTGCTACTAAACAAGGTAGTGTTTTTGTGGTTGAAATCAGAGATACAGGGGTGGGTATTGTAAAAGAGAATCTCACACATATTTTCGACAGGTTTAAGAAGTTTAATAAATCAACAGAGCCAAGTTTTGGATTGGGGTTGGCTATTGTTAAAACCATTTCTGATTTTCATCGTTTAACGTTGAGTGTAAGTTCGGAAGCTAACAAAGGCACAACTTTCAGAGTGGAATTTCCTGTATCTTCATTCACATAA
- a CDS encoding aspartate aminotransferase family protein encodes MNHRQIFLQHVAQTSQAPLALQLQRAEGCFLYDTDGKEYIDLISGIAVCNIGHNHPEINEAIIKQVGQYSHTMVYGELVQSPQTLFAQKLVAHLPSTLNCTYFVNSGAEAIEGAMKLAKRTTGKTQMVALTNAYHGSTQGALSLMSNEYFTSAFRPLIPGIQFLDPEKPDFELLTGQTACMVMELIKSEEGCKPLSKEFVQQVAAICKAKNILLVIDECQTGFGRTGELFAFRGYDITPDILVLGKALGGGMPLGAFITDKAIMDNLTHSPVLGHITTFGGHPVCCAAGLAAFSYLTESQCYLDAIEKSLLFQKLLNHPKIKSVSGKGLLLAVEFESEDYCLQVIRQCIEHGLFTDWFLFAPQCLRIAPPLTISNQLIERSCEIILNVLNN; translated from the coding sequence ATGAACCATCGGCAGATTTTTTTACAACATGTAGCACAAACCAGTCAGGCACCATTGGCATTACAGCTGCAGCGCGCAGAAGGATGCTTTCTTTATGATACAGATGGAAAGGAATATATTGATTTGATATCGGGTATTGCAGTCTGTAATATAGGACACAATCATCCTGAAATTAACGAAGCTATTATTAAACAGGTTGGGCAATATAGCCACACCATGGTGTATGGCGAATTGGTACAAAGTCCACAAACATTGTTTGCACAAAAGCTGGTAGCCCACTTACCGTCAACACTCAATTGCACCTACTTCGTCAATTCCGGAGCCGAAGCAATTGAAGGCGCCATGAAGTTGGCAAAACGCACCACAGGAAAAACTCAGATGGTAGCTCTCACCAATGCCTATCATGGCAGCACGCAAGGTGCATTAAGTCTGATGAGTAATGAGTATTTTACATCAGCGTTCCGCCCATTGATTCCCGGAATACAGTTTTTAGATCCGGAAAAGCCCGATTTCGAATTACTCACCGGTCAAACCGCTTGTATGGTGATGGAACTGATTAAGTCAGAAGAAGGCTGCAAGCCACTGTCTAAAGAATTTGTGCAACAGGTTGCTGCTATCTGCAAGGCAAAAAATATTCTGCTTGTAATTGATGAGTGTCAGACCGGTTTCGGACGCACAGGAGAGTTGTTTGCATTTAGAGGGTATGATATCACTCCTGACATTCTTGTCCTTGGCAAAGCCTTAGGTGGCGGAATGCCACTGGGCGCATTTATAACAGATAAGGCAATCATGGATAACCTAACCCACAGTCCTGTGTTAGGTCACATTACCACTTTTGGAGGCCATCCGGTGTGCTGTGCAGCAGGTCTGGCTGCTTTCAGCTATTTGACAGAGAGTCAATGTTACCTTGATGCTATAGAGAAGAGTTTACTTTTTCAAAAGCTTTTAAATCATCCTAAAATAAAGTCAGTTTCAGGGAAAGGACTGTTGCTCGCTGTGGAGTTCGAATCAGAAGATTATTGTCTTCAGGTCATCAGGCAATGTATCGAGCACGGCTTGTTTACCGATTGGTTTTTGTTTGCACCACAATGCCTTAGAATAGCACCTCCTTTAACAATCAGCAATCAACTCATTGAACGTTCATGTGAAATAATACTGAACGTGCTAAATAATTAA
- a CDS encoding response regulator transcription factor: MNVLIVEDERSLSHEMEIYLTKQGLHCDVAFTGAKALEMMWVNSYDFVLLDIGLPDTNGFEILKEAKKNAIDSAFIVLTARSETDDKILGLDLGADDYLAKPFSLPELHARMQAILRRKHGLKVQMIDINGFMMDYQNRTLTYEEAPVVLTKKEFDLLHYLALHKGRVLSRSQLTEHIWGDVMDDDYDSNYIDVHVKNLRKKLAAHAPIEWFETVRGIGYRLNAQ, encoded by the coding sequence ATGAATGTATTAATTGTTGAAGATGAGCGCAGCCTCTCTCATGAAATGGAAATTTACCTGACAAAACAGGGCTTGCATTGCGATGTTGCATTTACAGGTGCCAAAGCATTAGAAATGATGTGGGTTAATTCCTATGATTTTGTATTGCTGGATATTGGTTTACCCGATACCAATGGCTTTGAAATCTTAAAAGAAGCCAAAAAGAATGCTATTGACAGTGCATTCATTGTACTGACAGCACGAAGCGAAACAGACGATAAAATACTAGGTCTGGATTTAGGTGCTGATGACTATTTAGCCAAACCATTTTCGCTGCCTGAACTACATGCACGCATGCAGGCAATTTTAAGAAGAAAACACGGACTTAAAGTACAAATGATTGACATCAACGGTTTCATGATGGACTATCAGAACCGTACGCTAACATACGAAGAAGCACCTGTTGTTTTGACTAAAAAAGAATTTGACTTATTGCATTATCTGGCATTGCATAAAGGCCGGGTGTTGTCACGTTCGCAGCTAACAGAACACATTTGGGGAGATGTAATGGATGATGATTACGATTCAAACTATATTGATGTCCACGTTAAAAACCTTCGTAAAAAATTAGCTGCTCATGCACCAATTGAATGGTTTGAAACAGTTCGTGGAATAGGCTACAGGTTGAATGCCCAATGA